The following nucleotide sequence is from Coffea eugenioides isolate CCC68of chromosome 10, Ceug_1.0, whole genome shotgun sequence.
CGCTGAATACTAGGACTGATAGTGACGAGTCCAAGTCATCACTGTAGACTTCaaatttgtgacgacttttgctacatttatgacaaaaaaatgtgaaacagtgacaagaaaagtcgtcaTAGAATGATAatcattagtgacgactttgtcCTTGTCATTGAATAACAAgattttgtgacgactttcaCAGGGTTGTCACGTTGATCTATTTGTGACATAAAATCAATGACAACCACGTGACAATggaaaaagtcgtcactgtacTCGTATAATGATGACAGTTTGGTTTTTAGTGACTactttttgttgtcaaaaaaggccaaatttcttgtagtgttcCTAATAATCAATAATTGAGTAATTAAGCAAAATCTTAACAAATTGtatgaaaataaagaaaaacccTAAAATTTATCCGAATCAAATCCACGCAAAGATCAGTGGTCAGATTCACGCTCGGATTGGATGCAAAGAGCGAACCAAGAATAAAAACAACATGAAATGCTTGAAGGGACGGGATCCATGACTCAATCCATGGACGAATCCAATGGATCCAAGCACGAATCCATCAATTCTTCATTTCCTCGACCATGATCAACATGCAAAATTCATTCCATGCAAGTCCAACACCTTCTAAGTGTTTGTATGGTCCAAATTGATCTTGAACGGCTCGATCCAATGCTTGAAGTGACTCTTTAACTTTCTTAGCTTTTGCACGAGTAAACGAATCTGTTGGAAGCTTCATCAGATCAACACTTGAAGTCAAGGCAGCTTGATCAACCATATCAGTACCCGAAATCTTTCTAACACTTACTAAGTTATTACATATGTTCATGGGGTTAATCTTTTATAAGTTGTATACAATAATATTTGGATATATGCAACTTAATTTGATTTTAAATTTgaactttaatttttatatatgtGGCATGCATCTAAACCCGTCAATGTCTACATTGATGGTGTATATATGAAAGATTAATCCATCTTTATGATAGTGAGTTACCATAAAGTTTTAACACAGGATTCTAGTAGTAGCATGAATATCCTAATTTTGAAAGTTGTAGACATATTAAAACTCTCTCAATTCTtaatttttatcatttgatatATTTAAAGATCGCCAAAGGTGAAAATACCTAAATATAAGGATAAAGAGATAAAATAATGACAGTCGGGAAACTTAGTAACTAAGAATTGCGTGCAACCTTTTCTAGTCTCCATAACACATGCGTCATGTATGTTATTATAGGCCAAATAACAAGAAATTCATTAGGTCACGGTGTATTTTTTTGTGTGATGTGCGACCCTTTCAGAATCCACATATGCATATCTAGTCAATAAAGGAGCTATATTGGTttcctcaaaagaaaaggatcTATGTTGGAAAGGCTCTAGTTGTGATTGAGGAGGTTTACACATAGAAAGATGACAGTCATTATTCAAAGAGTGCAGCCTTCACTACGTTAATGCTTCTAGGAATCCAATGCTCAAAACAAACGAAGGAAGAGCACCATCCTAAGCATGTTAAAAAAATATATCATATCCAGCAGCATTAACCATGAACATAAAAACAATTAATAAAGTTTGTTGCTAAGGAGATATTGATATAGTAGTTAAGCTCGAGATTTCAAAATTTAgagattttaaatttaaattcttCTACTTCTTCCCCCTTCTTAAATCGCACCCTTTTTCTactgaaaaaaataataataataataaagtttGTCAACAACAGAAAgctgaaaaaaaagaaaaggtttgACTTTCAAAATCAAACTTGCAGTCGAAAAACGAAAGGCTAGATTGCAAAAACAGATGAAACCAAAGAGAAAAAAACTAAAGTAGCCTATCTGGTCTAAAAAAAACGTATAAATTGCCACGTAGACCCCTCCCTGTGTTTGAAGCCTCGGCTTTAGTAGTATTTCGCTCGTTGAAGTGTCATTATTTGACAATACAAACGCTTGAATGAATTCAACATCATTCATCCCTGGATTATGCATTAATGAACTAAGATCTTTAGTGCAATTTCAACTCCGTACAGGAGTATTCCCTTCCGTTTCTGCCACCCGCCACTGATGCTGAAAAGATGGTGAAGTACTCAAGGGAGCCCGATAACCCTACCAAGTCCTGCAAAGCCCGGGGATCTGATCTCCGTGTTCATTTCAAGAACACAAGGGAAACAGCGCATGCCATCAGGAAGCTGCCTTTAGCGAAGGCTAAGAGGTACTTGGAGGATGTTTTGGCCCATAAGCAGGCGATTCCGTTTACACGTTTCTGTGGAGGTGTTGGGCATACTGCTCAGGCCAAGAATAGGCATTCAAATGGACAGGGTCGCTGGCCTGTTAAATCTGCTAGCTTCATTTTGGATTTGCTCAAGAATGCTGAAAGCAATGCAGAGGTGAAAGGCTTGGATGTGGATTCgcttttcatttctcacattcAAGTGAATCAAGCACAGAAACAAAGACGCCGCACATATCGTGCCCATGGAAGAATAAACCCCTACATGTCTTCCCCCTGCCATATTGAGTTGATTTTGTCCGAGAAGGAAGTCTGTCAAAAAGGAGCCTGAATCACAGTTGGCCACCAGCAAATCTAGGAAGGCTTAAGCTATATGTAATGGTGCTTTCATTGGCAATGGCTTTAGTGGATTCTACAAATTTTGAGGCATATTGTTACTTAATGCTATTGGAGGTTGCAAGACAAGTTTTGCTGGTGTTTAAAttcaacaagttcattcaaagACCTTCAAAGACATAGTTTGACTTGTAGAGACTGCTTTTTGTTCTTCATGATTGTCGTCTTGCTTTTTTTGGGTTGGATGTTATGGTAGTGTTGgattatttatcaaaaaaaaaaaaaatttcaactccGTGACTGtgctaacaaaaaaaaacaaaatctaCGCATTAGTATAACATAGATGTCTTACACTTGTTtgttcaagaaaaaaaatgaattttgtttgaaattctCTTCTTTTACATCAATGTGGATTTGATATTTTCTTTCTATTTAATTAGAGCTTGGATTTGTAATGCCGTGTCATGTGTTCCTATTGCTTAGACCTATTAAACTTGGATCTgctataaatatttaaacaattaGACAGGTGACAGAGTAAAAGAAGGGTCGAAGCGGGAGCAGCGGGAGCAAACAAGATTTCAAAGCCAAATCCATAAAAGCAATTTTTCATGCATGTATTTGAATAACGTTGACATTCTCATTTGTGTCTAATTCTTCTATTTATTTAACCCTTTGGCTTGCTACACACTGGTCAAAGTGAATTATTAGGTCTAAATGAGATTCAACAATTTCCCATGCTAGAACACAAGCCAAATTATACAAAATCCACAAACAGAAACCATACTGCATGCATCAACAACGAGAATGATAACAAGATAGTAAACTCTCATACGACTATGTTCATCTTTCTTTTACCTGGAATCTTGAGTGTATATGTATGACTTGTCTGCGTGAAAATGTGGTTGGACTTCAACTGGCCGTTTACTGGACAAAACCATGCAAGTTGTAAAGCCGAACGTCTGTCTTATTCCAGGCCAAGCATAGTACTACAGAAGGAATCATGGCAGCTGTTGTGGAAGAATAGACTCCGAAGTATAGAGAATTGGGACTTTGAAGAGGGATTTTCTCTCAGGAGTTTTTGCTAGTtttacattatttttcttttttttgtaaattgtggtgttttctttttctttgatatAATTGAGGCTGGTGGAAGCTGTTTTTTCTGATCATGAGTACAAATTTTAAAGTTtgttataaaaagaaaaggttgTAGAGCCAAAAATTGATTTGACTGAAAACTGCTATGGCTTGTCAGATAAACATTTACAGAGCCAATTTGACATACTGGCCACCTTCATCTGGTAGAATCTTGATGAAGGTCGACAGAATGCCAAATTGTTTCTGCAATATGTTCTCTCAGAAACCAGAGTGtatgtgtgagagagagaggataTGTCAAGCGTACTGCCTATTTCTTGGGTTCTAGATCAAGAAGGTGgcttgaaaagaaaaggaaaaaatgcacttttcaacCCTACGGTTCGGGGGTTGGACTAATTTGGCCCCCATTGTTTCAGCAATAAAACACATTTGATCCCTTAAATTTTGATTGTTGACCAATTTGGAGTAATTGTCTATTAACCACTTAATTTGGAAGAAATAGAATGTATGAGAGAGGCACGCAACATTAGTAAAAAGACAGGAGCGACAAAAGTTATCAGACCCTCAATATTCATTGGATAAAATTTATCAAAGTTTAAATATAGTGTGGATAAATGTGCTGAATGGTTGGAGGTAAAAAAATCATATGGAAGGTAAAATTAGTCGAGTCTGATGAGTTTTCTCTTCCCAAGCTCTTTGTACTAACTGTGCATTGCGCCTCACGCATTTTATTTCGTCCAAATTAAGTGATCAAACATCAATTTCTGCCAAGTTGAGTGATTAAAcatcatggtcaaaaattgaaatttaagaaatgaaatttcatTCTCCAGAAATAATGAGGATCAAATTAGTCCAACTCCCAAAGAATGGGCACGAAATACGCATTTTCCCACAAGGGAAACTGACTATAATAACCTGAGAAAATCTGAGGCTGCCTGTATGATACCTTATATATTAGTACAAAATTCACACAGcgaaaataacattaaaatctTACAAGTAATAAACAATAAGAAAGGCACggaaagaaataaaatattctGTTTCAACTCATTAATTTCCCTCAACTACAAATTTTGGACTCCAAGTCCTTAAATAGAGAAACATAACTACAAATCCTATCCTAATTATAGTACAAAACATGACTCAAACTATTTTCTAAACCAACTGTGACACCAAACCAAATATAATTAtccaataaaaatataattctaAAACtactaaatttctaaatatTGCTTGGTTTAAAATATGTCAACATTATATACATTTAACATTTTGCAGAGTTTTACCACCTTGACTATTCAATGTCCTTTTAATCcaattttatttatattaattgCTTGAATAAGACAAAGTAGAGAGATGGAATTACTAACCTATCCACTAATGGATACAAAACATAAGCCTTGTGCCAGtttaatttacaaaacaaagtTTAAGTTGTACTCTTTTTTCCTCCAAACTTGAAGAGGTCTATCTTTTCCATGCGaggaatagttgtaaaactttTGTTTCGCTAAAGGGGCAAGAAGGTACTAGAAGGGTGTTTTACAAATATAAGAGGTCAAGACAGCAATTGTAAGATAATTCTATAATTGTATTGCATTTTAGAGCACCACCTAGTTGAGAATAAAATGGGTGGAAAAATTAATTCAAGGAGAATTCAAGTTGAGAAGAAATCTTAGAAGGGCAAGTGTACGACTCTAAGAGGCTTCTATCGCAAAGGCAGCTTGATTACTTGGACGAGAATTTTCAGGCAAATATGGGGTTATTAGGCGTGCATGGTTAGGTATGACTTTTTGCTTTTTTCGGTGCTGCATTTATGAGCTGTGTTTGCTGTTGAGCTTTCATGGacatatttttctttacctttaaaATATCTCTTTTTGACTTGCTACTAAAGGAGTATACACACTGGACAGCACTTGTCCCCCACTCAATCCTTCGTTGGTCAACTGCTTCTCCAGTCAAATTTCAACCCTCTGCCTGTTATACGGGGGTATTTTCTTCCCCCGACTTACCATTAGATTTAATTCATAAAGTACTTTTCAACAGTGTAGTGCTCCTTGGTAAATATGCtattttgcttgttttgattttgtaaaATTTTGTATCCACAACTATCTAGAATTGCCGATATCATGcttaatttttggaagtttaTTGTCCTGCGTAGTATTTCACAAATAAGTTGATATTAGGCCAAAGATTGTAGTTTAGAATGCTCTACTGTTGTATAGTGTCTCTCTGATATTAGTTTGGATATATTGTTCTTTCTCCTGGCTTTCAGTGGCTTAATGATCTAGAAACTGGGATAACGCTTACAGTGATTAGATTTTTTATCGCAAGTATCTTTTGTTAATGTGTCAGAGGAATCCATACAACTTGGGAATGCATTTTTACATGGAGTTTCCTAGTCGATAGCCTAGACACAAAACCTAAAGTCAAGAAGCCTAGGAGGCTTTTCGTTATGTTCGAAAATCTGATATCATCCATGAAATAATGTGAAGCTGTGCCATCAGATCTCCCAAGCTTTGCAGTTGTGGAAAGTTGCAGACATTGCAAGGAAAGTTGTGGCTAGGCTTTGCAAGGAAAGCTGTGCCATCAGATCTCCCAAGCTTTGCGTTGTACTGCCTTAGTTCCTCAGCATTCGTGAACAAAAAGTGAAGCCACCACAAGTATTGAGGATGCATTTGTGGCATAGCCCAGATATTACAGCATTCTAATCATATCGTCTTGATTCATGGTCCATGAGATTGGTCGTGTGGCCACTTGGTGCAGGCAATGGCCTTCTTACATTGCTAAGCTGGAAACTTTGTAATTGTTAGTGATTTTTCGAGCATTAGATTTTTCTTATCAAGATTTTACATGCTTGTAATGGTAAATATTAAGATGAATTTTGGAATGTAAACTGTCAATTTTTTTCCACTTAAGTTAATGCCTTTTAATTTGACCCCAGGAGAAATGACTAAGAATAGAGCATTATTATTTACCTTATGAGTATTACTAAGAATAGAGCATTATTATTTACCTTATGAGTATACAATCCAATGGGACACATTTCATTGGTAGGTAGATTAGTGGTGATGTTTTCTTATATAATTGGTTACTAAATATTTACCTTATGAGTTTTTGTAACCCTCGACCAAAGGTCACGGGCCGCTTTTATATGAGTGGCCCCCTACATGGATGAATAGGGTAGAAAAAGAATCGGGTAGAGGAGACCACTgttgaaatttgaattcaaaattgaaattcaaaattatccTGTTTGGGCCCCAATTGCTAACATGTGTCCTCGGCTTGACTGGCGAGGATCACGACGTGTGGCATGAGAAGAGTTGGAAAAATGCAACTGAAATCGGAGACTTGCAGCATTCCTTGCCCAACACGTCTATGTTCTAGAAGATTGCACGATACACTACGTTTTGAACGACTATAAGTGGTTGCGTGCAGGAGTGTGAGTGCAGCATCAAAACAAATTGCAAACATGAGAGACATGGTAGGATGCTTCAGGGTCATGAGAGATTGCGGCATGGAGCACGTCGTGCTCTAGGGGATGTACTTCGCTCTTCACATGGGGAGTCATAGATTCATCGCAAAATTGGATCGGGTGTTCAGGGCAGTTGAGAAAATGTAGGGGACCTGACGGAGTCAGGGGATGATGTGGAGGATTCGTGTTCTTCTGGGAGCAATTGAACCCAATGCTGACACGTGGACTTACTTCGGTGGAAGAAGTAGACCCCACACACATATGAAATATGGTGTGCAATGTAGGATGCTGCGTAGTAGTTACGTATTTGGATGTAGATAAGGATTTAATGTAGCAACGCCATGTGTAATCAATACGCAttattgaaataaaaatatgtcaatccatttcattttgaaataaaatgcgttcaaatttgaaatctgCTTCCTTGCAGTTAATCCAGACATGCGGCAAGGAATTACACGCTAATTCTAGACTAATCGGACTTAGAACTCTGTTATTACATAATTTGCATATGACAAGAGCCCTAATCCTATTATTGATTCTACTGGGATACACGTCCTTCAAGGACCAAGAAGTCCTGATTAGGAATCGTGTCCACATTTTGTTGAGGCGGAGCATCTACAAAGGTTGTAATTTGCCTGAATTAACACCGACCAAGTTGTCAGCGTGGCCTGGAATGTGGTGAAATGGAGGGGATCCTTCTTGAACTCCCAAAAATAACTTCCTTGTTGCATCAATACTAAGAACGTGGTGTCTCTTATTGCTTCCATTGCTGTGCAACAGGCAGCAGCCACACGTGAACCTAATTC
It contains:
- the LOC113749555 gene encoding 60S ribosomal protein L17-2-like — encoded protein: MVKYSREPDNPTKSCKARGSDLRVHFKNTRETAHAIRKLPLAKAKRYLEDVLAHKQAIPFTRFCGGVGHTAQAKNRHSNGQGRWPVKSASFILDLLKNAESNAEVKGLDVDSLFISHIQVNQAQKQRRRTYRAHGRINPYMSSPCHIELILSEKEVCQKGA